Within the Cyprinus carpio isolate SPL01 chromosome B18, ASM1834038v1, whole genome shotgun sequence genome, the region TATTGGTCCAACACATTCAATAGGAGAAGACGTTTAATATCATTACTCTGTCTTAAACAGTTTTCCATACTgaggaaacattaaaaaagagGCTCAAAGAGAAACGTAAGGGGACTCCATGTCTACCTCCTACACATACACccctttttcagttttttttttttaatctttgtacTATTTTTGTCCTCTTAGTCCTCTGCTTCCTGTGCCTGCATGTTTGGGCATGGTACTCATGAAGCTTGCTTCTCTGCAACACGAAGCATTGCAAATTACAGTCGTATAGAAAgttaatggattttaaaatacAAGATATTAGGTATAGGAAAGGGAAAGAAGTAATGAATAACAATCCGTTCTTATGTTGTAGCCCTGACAAAAGTCAAATTGTGGACGCCATCTGGCAtgtcacatttacattattttctgtttgtctTGCCTGTCACCTTGTAATGTAACACCTCCTGTTCCCAAAAGCTAGTTTCTTCACCTCACTTCCCCTCTTTCCTCCATTATATTGCATTGCCCGTGCATCATGACCTCACAGGCTGGACGTCCACTCTTATCTGTGGCTGCATACACTCATGTTTAATCCCAGCAAGCTCCTCCTTGCTTTCGTTGTATACATTTCTCAAATTTGTCACAGAAGTTCACTGTTGTATTTCAGCTCAACGTGTCTGTCTACAgtttatgtaatgctaaatgtcaAGCCTGAGGCCTAATGTTTCTTGCCCTTTAGTGTTTATGAAATGGACTTTAGTTTACTAAGCCTGTGCTTTGCAGATATGGAagtacagaaaatgaaaaaagcaatGGAGTCATTGATGGCAGCAAATGAGGAGAAGGTAGTTTGAAGTCATAAGTTTCTTTGCCCATTACATTTGAAAATCATAAAGGAACTTGGCATTTATTGCTGTTAATGATGCTTTTGTGTAGGATCGCAAGATTGAAGAGTTGCGACAGTCACTCGTGCGTTACAAGAAAGTACAAGAGATGGTCCTGTCAGCACAAGGGAGAAAaggtgattgttttattttaattaaaaattctgaagtgatgtcagtaaaaaaaaattatctttcctgtaatcattgtaattttagtatttttttatatactattatagtattaatttaatactttgaattagtttttattttaattctagtttgttttattcattttaagtgattctgtcattttatcatttcttatttagctttgttttagttttagtaattttagtacttcaacttaaactcgttttatttcagttagttgtcaggcaacatttctaaccttcatttaatttttttttaagtttggtcAAGCtaaagttttcatctaatatttatattttattttagctttactttaatgaaaattatctTGATAAATTTAGTGAACAGTAACAACTCTAcctataatacaaaaaaatgcattattaaattatatattgtggAAGGCGTACACGatgtaaaaatgctaaataaataaataaaaataacgaaaTAAAATTTCAAGTAATtcttacagtaatacaataataataataagccacTAAGGAAattacagggggaaaaaaaatcagaatatgaGAGGTAAATGTACTTCATTATCacagaaatgtatatattatattatattacattacattacattacattacattattggttttggggtgaaatgttgCCTGGATGTGGTTTCTAGAGCTTCATCTAATTAGTTAAATCCTTTAATGTGCTTCAGATAAGTGACAGCCTGTATTTGCTGTGTGGCGTTCCCTGAGCTAATGATCAAAATCTCCCTCCTCTCCTTCTTCCTCATCAGATAAGGTCAAAGAAGGAGACAGTGATGGGAGCAATAGCGACAGCTCCCTCTCCATGTCCACCGCCCTCTCTGTTTCCATGGACACGGAGAAATCTCTGCTCTCTTACACAGAGGAAGTTGCTGTGAGGGGTCAAAATGAGGTACAATTTTATTTTCAGACCAACGAAATCCATATAATATTTCCCTCCAACAACAGAACCAACAAAATTCATATAATATTTCCCTCGAGGTTACACCATTCATCGTTTGTGGTTAGTTTGCATCCTTGTTAAAGAACTATATTTTGTTTTGGCATGCACAATCTAAAATCACTGCGCTGCAACCTAGAATTACTCTTAATTTAGAGCAACACAGACTGATTGACAGTTCAGCAAAGTtgttttgatggtgtttttttcaAGCTAAAGGCAAAATTTAACACTTGCAGAACACGCAGCATGCCAAACTGTTGCTCATACTGTCACAGATGATCCAAGACGCAGAGAATCACTTGTCAGCAAGTGACTGAATGTCTGCAGATATTACCGTTCAGAGGTGATGGATCCTTGGAATATGATGTATGCAGAAGAACTTTTTGAACCAAGGACTTCCAAAACTGAGTGAATGGTTaaaatatgtgaattatttatgtaTGGTTAtagcattttttcccctttagTTTAAGTTGTAGAAATTGAATgtgtttatgtcatttttattagatttttttttaaacatttcggTTTAGCTTCAATTTatgtcagttttagtaattttagtacttcaaccaAAGCAGcagttttaatttacattttttaagttgaaGATTTTCATCTAACATTTGTATCTTATTCTATTGTATTTCAGCATTTTGTcattgaatgaaaatgttttttaatagtttgttaactgtaacaacaatacatgtaatacaaaacaaaactgcattatttaaattgtaaattatttatgtattctGAAAGGTGTGCAtgctaatgtaaaaataaaaaatgctgtataTTTAAAGTATCACAGTAATTAGAAACATCATGGAGACTCCAAAGAATTACAAAAATGAACAACGTGAAATTttccaaaaatggaaaatgtacaGAGTTAACATAAAAGTGCAGCTTCTCTTTCTATTTTTGAGTCTATATTAATGTACTTGTTTTTAAATGCCCTTAATGGTACAGTACAGCACTATGGTCAACCCCAGGTGGTTTTCAAATAtgctttctaaaaaaacaaacaaacaaataaaaaatccctAATAAAAAGGATATATTGCATTGttatattaaacaatgtttttttttatgctggaaATGTTGTTTGAGATGGACTGCCTTTTGaaaaatgctggtggggaaaATACACTGGTGTGAATTTACCTTTGCATGTTCTCTTCATCTGTAGGTGACTACATTTGTCAGTACACTCCAAGTGCCATCGCTCACAGTCTCATCCCCAGTCAAATCAGACAGTGATTCAGTCCTGGAACAAATGCAGTTATCAAGGTACACTACattaaaacacacctttttgTCTCCTGAAATTGTTTTTTTACGCAGGATCGTCATCTAATAAAATCTGGACAAGCAAACATTCTTTTATATCATAGCCGTGGCTATAGGTTTACATTCTGGAGCATCCAACCTATGTTACAGCATCCAAGCATCCTATCCTTAGTTTAAGCACCTCTGAAGGCTTTTCCtttcttgtgttttattattagtatcCTCTTTCCATCCTCTCTAGCCTTTGAAATGCCTATTTTCTATATCAGAGTTCATGACCACGTCTCCCTATTCATGCTATCCCATCATTCTAtggtgtttaaaatataatttttccaccTTTAGCCCATCAGTGCATGTCAGTCTACACAACCCACTGCTTACCCATCATGCTTTGCCACCACCTCTGCATCCCAATGCTTGTGTTTGTCCTTTGTAGTGAGAAAGAGTGTCAGGAGCCAACTCAATCACTGGAGACCCCATTAGATGAGAGTCCCGAGTGAGTATGTGTGTCAGGTGGAGTTTGGTTACACAACCGGCACACTTTGATTTGCTAGTTTTGGGGTAATCTGAAATGCCACTATTGTGAATCAAAGTGTGTGTCAGACACCTTAACATAGTGGTTATGAACATCTGTATGTTGAAAAGAGTGACGGTAACAAtgtctttttctgttttagaGCTTCAGAGGACACTAAATCAGCAAGCCAGGGCAACCTTGATGGAAGATGCAGTGAAAAGGTGAATTTCAACTCAATCAAGACTTgaggaaatgtgtatttatttttaaggtttttattagGGTTAggcaatatattgaatatttaaagtgATTGAAAGTGAGTTAAAAATATCTAtcgttaatttttttaattccagaAGCCATTAACAGTAGATCAGAGGCCAGCAGaggtaattctttttttttttttttttttttttttttcagctaaaaaGTGTATTTCTCTTATActaaactataaatattattataattagttgttatttttaaattaaattagaatttttgtaatgataattatatattataatttgtaattttttttttttattttttttttaattttaggaattattgtattgtaattgtaTGTTTCTGTCATTTATATTAGATTTCAGTTTACCTTCAATTTATTtgtcagttttacttttagtaattttagttcttcaaCCAAAGCAgcagttttaacttttttttaagttgaagtttttcatctaatatttatattttattctatttcagctttgtttcactgaatgaaaattattttgaatagttGTTTTCGTAAACAGTGACGTTTTGTGCaacatttatgcttttttttttacatacataagGTTATGTGAAGTTTCTCAAATGTTGTATCTCTGCACTTTTAGAGCAAAGCATTTGATGAGTTCAACAAGATCACAACTCTACCACCCAAATCCCCAAGCTCTTCTCAAACTGCTGAGGATGACAGCTTCGGTAGCAGGAAAATGAGATCTTCCTTTGGACGGGGATTCTTCAAGATCAAGGGAGGGAAGAGGACTGCTAGTGCCCCTAATTTGGGTACGACTTCTATATATCTTCTAGATTAAAATGTTGACGAGTCAAGTGTGTCCAAATTTAGTACAAACACCCATTTAAGGGCTAGACCTGCCATGTGGCCTCTGAAGAAAGACAAAGAAGAACCTGGATGtgtcttcatttctttctttccttcaatGAAAAATTCATCAACTTCATGCATTTCCACACATAATCAATTGGTTCTCTGACCATGTTGTACTGTTTCAAACAGACTCTATGCTATTGCTCAAAGTCAGTATATTATGCAAATGTAAAGTCAAAACACGCAAAAGGTATTTTACTGATTATCATGATCTATAACATATTGTGGGAAGCAACACTTTGTTTATATTAGCTTCAGGCTTGATTCAAAATAGGTCTGTATTTCGAGGCCTAAAGttggtttattttcatttttttttttcatagcaggAGATGATATTAAATGAAGTAATGGCTATTATGGGTGTTTTGAAGTCCTCTTGTCAAAATAATAGACTAAATAGATGTGTTTAAACATTGAGCTCATGTGGTAATCATGAAGTACAGTAAATAGAGGTTCTGTCCTCATCGCATGTTATTTTGAGACCACATTACCCAGGACTTAAATATTCTGACCACATTCTCACAGCTCTGTATGTTAACCCCACAACCAAACTACCATACATTCAGGCTGGATCTAGTGCCATTCAGTAACAGAGATGTTATTACTTCCATTGTGTTGACCTGCATGTGACTTCATTCCATGGTTCCACTCCTAAAATAAACCCAATCCAGTTGTTCTTCAGCCCAGACAAGAAGTCATCTGCAATCTTGCCTCATGATGCTGTTTCCAGTAGTTCAAGGAAGACGTTGTCATTTTTGGGATATATTTCTTTGAAACTTCATGTTATTCATGACATTTTTACTGCACTGCTCTTTAACTGAACGACTGCCttgttttttcttccttcccATAATCTTTAGTTTATTTGATGCTTGACTGACCATGGTATTGTGGGTAACGTAGTTTGCTGTGGTGACAACaggactttttcttttcttgtgaatgtgtttgtttgaccAGCTGAGACCGAGAGGGACGGCACTGACCATCTGGATCTGGCAGGCATGCCACAGAGGTCAGCTGACAGtgacagcacacacactctccccATTTCTCCGGAGGGCAAGAAAAAGTCAAAAGGAATCAAAGCACTCTTTGGAAAGTGAGTCTAAAACATGCAGGGTTGGATATTTTGGACATTGGGGATCTTTCCTTATCTAACATATTTTATATCCTGGcagtgttattgttaattaaacctaaatctattattattattattaataataataataataaaaaaaaaagcttaaataaaacaaatattagattaaaaaaaatctaaaaactagaaatgttgcggtaattaactgaaataaattagttGAAGTACAACAATtattaaatctgaaatataaattaaagctgaaaagaaagactaaaaaaaaggttaaaatgacaaaaacacatacacaattacttaaactgaaaacaaaattaaaatgacaaactatattaaaaaactatttaaaaagttaattctaaatattaataaatactataattgtataaaataacactgtatgcTCAAGatttaaagaatatattattgtaatatttcatttaatttctagaaaatattataaaagttgtgttattctaaaaaatataaatgtattattatattacaaatatgatTATTAATGTTCTCATTTACCTCATAGaaacctgtctgtctctctctctctctctctgtttatttatTGAGCTAAATGTGGATGAATATGTCAGTCATTTAAAACATgcagtaataattattttatcggCTTATTTGATCCAGCTCAATTTGATATGATACAAATTAACTGATGACTTTCTCgtactttctctttcttctttaaaGGCTCAAAAGAAGTCAATCAACCACATTCGACCTGGATGATAACCTATCAGAGAGTGAGTTTAAACGGGGTGGAGTCAGAGCCACAGCTGGGCCCAGGCTGGGCTGGTCACGTGACCTGCAGAACACCAACAGGTCAGTAATCGCAGTGACACAGGATAGAGCTCCTTTTAAAAATGGAAAGATCTACTGTTGGGAAACACCCTGGTGACAGACTTACATGTAACTTGTTGATTCAGAGTTTCAGTTCGTCAGTAAAATCCCATTTATGACGTTGTCAGAGTGACGTTTTTGTAGTAAATGGTCAAATGGCAAATATCTCCAGCAGTCACTGTCTTTGTACCTCCTAAGATCTGCTTGTTTGTGTTTTCCAGTGAGCTGGACGCTCCGTTTGCACGCTGGTCCCGGGAGCAGGTGTGTGATTGGATGCAGGAGCAGGGACTGGGGTTGTATGTGAGTTTGGCAAGGCAGTGGGTCGCCTCCGGCCAGACACTCCTGCAGGCATCCCAGCAGGATCTGGAAAGAGTGAGCTCTTATTTCTCAGAATCAGGATGAAAGCATATAGTGGAGTCCAAATGCCTGACACCACATTTAAGCCTGGAAATAATCAGTTTTTCTTCTGAAATTCATGTTTAAGGACTGTTCTGCTCTCTGTATGCAGGAGCTGGGAATAAAACACCCTCTACACAGGAAGAAACTCCAGCTGGCCCTGCAGGCGTTGGGCTCAGAGGAAGATGACAACAAAGGCAAACTAGACTACCACTGGGTGACAAGTAAGGAATAGATGTTTATTCATCCACGGTTTCAGATTTGTTGTTAAATTCTTAAGTTGTTAAGTTCTCAAGTTAAGGCTGAATGTATCTGATTAAAAGGTTTTTCTTACCTGTTTCCTAATGTTCTAGGGTGGCTTGATGATATCGGCCTCCCACAGTACAAGACTCAGTTTGACGAGGGACGTGTGGATGGACGGATGCTTCACTATATGACTGTGGTTCGTCTTTTTCCCAGACAATATCATGTTTTGACATATAAATGAAAGTTTTAATCACTGAATAAACGGTTAAACTAGCATTCAATATTTATTAGCTTTCTACTTTGGGGTCGGtacatttctttaatgtttttgaaagaattctgcatttgtttgatttaaaaaaagtaaaaacattaatattgtgaaatattattaggatttaaaatatgtgtttcctatggaagcccgtttccgccactgaataataaaaaataaaaaaactaattgcgactttttatctcacaattcagactttttttgcgcatttgcaagtttacatctctgAATTGCGTCatataacttgcaattctgacttttgtcttTAAATTGTGagttgtaaagtcagaattgtgagttataaagtcagaattgtgagttataaagtcagaattgtgagttgtaaagtcagaattgtgagttgtaaagtcagaattgtgagttgtgaagtcagaattgcgagacgtaaaagtccgaattgtgagatataaagtcagatttgAGAGATATAATCAGAATTGCGGGATCTAAaattgcaattgcgagaaaaatgtcagaattgcaagtttatatctcacaattctgactttataactcgcaattacgagtttatatcatgcaattctgattaaaaaaagccagaattgcgagtttgtatcaggcaattgtgagatgtaaactcacaattgtgaggaaaaaagtcagaattgtgagataaaaagtcgtaattacctttttattttttttattcagtggtggaaatgggttCTTCCATAGTTTCATACTTTAAttgattttcaatttatttatttttgtgatggtaaATCTGAATTTCAGTCATCACTCCAGTAAAGAAACATTGCTTATTTTTATCAAcgttaaaaactaatatttttgtggaaactgtgatgcatttttttcaggattcttttataattaaaacatttttaaaaataaacagcatttatttaaaatataaatattttgtaacaatgtgacTTTTgtattcttactgaataaaagaattaactttttccaaaaacaaaaaacaatgacctCAAATCCTTGAATGACATTGTAATTAGAAACAAGTTGTTGAAGTCCACTCTCTTCTGTCCATGCTGAACAGGATGACTTATTATCTCTGAAAGTGGGCAGTGTTCTTCATCACCTCAGTATTAAGAGAGCCATCCAGGTGCTCCGGCTCAACAACTATGACCCCAACTGTCTGCGGCGAAGACCTTCAGATGAGGTGGGAAGAGATGCCCAACTCTAATCTGTGCTGTCCTGTTATTTTTGTACTTAGACTAGAAATCCTTATGTTCACCATTATTTCAGAACAACATAAGTCCTGCTGAGATCTCTCAGTGGACCAACCACCGTGTGATGGAGTGGCTG harbors:
- the LOC109109085 gene encoding liprin-beta-1-like isoform X4; the encoded protein is MMSDASDMLAAALEQMDGIIAGSKALDYSNGIFDCQSPTSPFMGSLRALNLLEDLRGVLELMDAEEKESLRCQIPDTTADSLVEWLHGHLSNGHISFTGDVYQDRLNRLESDKESLVLQVSVLTDQVEAQGEKIRDLDLCLDEHREKLNATEEMLQQELLCRSALETQKLELMAEVSNLKLKLSAMEKERLDFDDRFGDSEGLILEINELRYRISEMESERLQYEKKLKSTKSLMAKLSSLKLKMGQMQYEKQRKEQKIQALKEELVTLRRQLDGRDGDLRRLQDETGSRSPTPAALDSTERDMEVQKMKKAMESLMAANEEKDRKIEELRQSLVRYKKVQEMVLSAQGRKDKVKEGDSDGSNSDSSLSMSTALSVSMDTEKSLLSYTEEVAVRGQNEVTTFVSTLQVPSLTVSSPVKSDSDSVLEQMQLSSEKECQEPTQSLETPLDESPEASEDTKSASQGNLDGRCSEKKPLTVDQRPAESKAFDEFNKITTLPPKSPSSSQTAEDDSFGSRKMRSSFGRGFFKIKGGKRTASAPNLAETERDGTDHLDLAGMPQRSADSDSTHTLPISPEGKKKSKGIKALFGKLKRSQSTTFDLDDNLSESEFKRGGVRATAGPRLGWSRDLQNTNSELDAPFARWSREQVCDWMQEQGLGLYVSLARQWVASGQTLLQASQQDLERELGIKHPLHRKKLQLALQALGSEEDDNKGKLDYHWVTRWLDDIGLPQYKTQFDEGRVDGRMLHYMTVDDLLSLKVGSVLHHLSIKRAIQVLRLNNYDPNCLRRRPSDENNISPAEISQWTNHRVMEWLRSVDLAEYAPNLRGSGVHGGLMVLEPRFNVETMALLLNIPPNKTLLRRHLATHFNLLVGSEAQQLKQECLENPDYTLLTATAKVKPHKLAFGGFGRKKKQEDNEEYVCPMDVEMPKGRSFQKGYRGMELQIYDDDLDRFDQMEDSEGTVRQIGAFSEGINNLTSMLKEDEFFKEISTSFPNASVKDDDSNV
- the LOC109109085 gene encoding liprin-beta-1-like isoform X5, encoding MMSDASDMLAAALEQMDGIIAGSKALDYSNGIFDCQSPTSPFMGSLRALNLLEDLRGVLELMDAEEKESLRCQIPDTTADSLVEWLHGHLSNGHISFTGDVYQDRLNRLESDKESLVLQVSVLTDQVEAQGEKIRDLDLCLDEHREKLNATEEMLQQELLCRSALETQKLELMAEVSNLKLKLSAMEKERLDFDDRFGDSEGLILEINELRYRISEMESERLQYEKKLKSTKSLMAKLSSLKLKMGQMQYEKQRKEQKIQALKEELVTLRRQLDGRDGDLRRLQDETGSRSPTPAALDSTERVFHTEETLKKRLKEKHMEVQKMKKAMESLMAANEEKDRKIEELRQSLVRYKKVQEMVLSAQGRKDKVKEGDSDGSNSDSSLSMSTALSVSMDTEKSLLSYTEEVAVRGQNEVTTFVSTLQVPSLTVSSPVKSDSDSVLEQMQLSRASEDTKSASQGNLDGRCSEKKPLTVDQRPAESKAFDEFNKITTLPPKSPSSSQTAEDDSFGSRKMRSSFGRGFFKIKGGKRTASAPNLAETERDGTDHLDLAGMPQRSADSDSTHTLPISPEGKKKSKGIKALFGKLKRSQSTTFDLDDNLSESEFKRGGVRATAGPRLGWSRDLQNTNSELDAPFARWSREQVCDWMQEQGLGLYVSLARQWVASGQTLLQASQQDLERELGIKHPLHRKKLQLALQALGSEEDDNKGKLDYHWVTRWLDDIGLPQYKTQFDEGRVDGRMLHYMTVDDLLSLKVGSVLHHLSIKRAIQVLRLNNYDPNCLRRRPSDENNISPAEISQWTNHRVMEWLRSVDLAEYAPNLRGSGVHGGLMVLEPRFNVETMALLLNIPPNKTLLRRHLATHFNLLVGSEAQQLKQECLENPDYTLLTATAKVKPHKLAFGGFGRKKKQEDNEEYVCPMDVEMPKGRSFQKGYRGMELQIYDDDLDRFDQMEDSEGTVRQIGAFSEGINNLTSMLKEDEFFKEISTSFPNASVKDDDSNV
- the LOC109109085 gene encoding liprin-beta-1-like isoform X10 — translated: MMSDASDMLAAALEQMDGIIAGSKALDYSNGIFDCQSPTSPFMGSLRALNLLEDLRGVLELMDAEEKESLRCQIPDTTADSLVEWLHGHLSNGHISFTGDVYQDRLNRLESDKESLVLQVSVLTDQVEAQGEKIRDLDLCLDEHREKLNATEEMLQQELLCRSALETQKLELMAEVSNLKLKLSAMEKERLDFDDRFGDSEGLILEINELRYRISEMESERLQYEKKLKSTKEELVTLRRQLDGRDGDLRRLQDETGSRSPTPAALDSTERDMEVQKMKKAMESLMAANEEKDRKIEELRQSLVRYKKVQEMVLSAQGRKDKVKEGDSDGSNSDSSLSMSTALSVSMDTEKSLLSYTEEVAVRGQNEVTTFVSTLQVPSLTVSSPVKSDSDSVLEQMQLSSEKECQEPTQSLETPLDESPEASEDTKSASQGNLDGRCSEKSKAFDEFNKITTLPPKSPSSSQTAEDDSFGSRKMRSSFGRGFFKIKGGKRTASAPNLAETERDGTDHLDLAGMPQRSADSDSTHTLPISPEGKKKSKGIKALFGKLKRSQSTTFDLDDNLSESEFKRGGVRATAGPRLGWSRDLQNTNSELDAPFARWSREQVCDWMQEQGLGLYVSLARQWVASGQTLLQASQQDLERELGIKHPLHRKKLQLALQALGSEEDDNKGKLDYHWVTRWLDDIGLPQYKTQFDEGRVDGRMLHYMTVDDLLSLKVGSVLHHLSIKRAIQVLRLNNYDPNCLRRRPSDENNISPAEISQWTNHRVMEWLRSVDLAEYAPNLRGSGVHGGLMVLEPRFNVETMALLLNIPPNKTLLRRHLATHFNLLVGSEAQQLKQECLENPDYTLLTATAKVKPHKLAFGGFGRKKKQEDNEEYVCPMDVEMPKGRSFQKGYRGMELQIYDDDLDRFDQMEDSEGTVRQIGAFSEGINNLTSMLKEDEFFKEISTSFPNASVKDDDSNV
- the LOC109109085 gene encoding liprin-beta-1-like isoform X9; translation: MMSDASDMLAAALEQMDGIIAGSKALDYSNGIFDCQSPTSPFMGSLRALNLLEDLRGVLELMDAEEKESLRCQIPDTTADSLVEWLHGHLSNGHISFTGDVYQDRLNRLESDKESLVLQVSVLTDQVEAQGEKIRDLDLCLDEHREKLNATEEMLQQELLCRSALETQKLELMAEVSNLKLKLSAMEKERLDFDDRFGDSEGLILEINELRYRISEMESERLQYEKKLKSTKEELVTLRRQLDGRDGDLRRLQDETGSRSPTPAALDSTERDMEVQKMKKAMESLMAANEEKDRKIEELRQSLVRYKKVQEMVLSAQGRKDKVKEGDSDGSNSDSSLSMSTALSVSMDTEKSLLSYTEEVAVRGQNEVTTFVSTLQVPSLTVSSPVKSDSDSVLEQMQLSSEKECQEPTQSLETPLDESPEASEDTKSASQGNLDGRCSEKKPLTVDQRPAESKAFDEFNKITTLPPKSPSSSQTAEDDSFGSRKMRSSFGRGFFKIKGGKRTASAPNLAETERDGTDHLDLAGMPQRSADSDSTHTLPISPEGKKKSKGIKALFGKLKRSQSTTFDLDDNLSESEFKRGGVRATAGPRLGWSRDLQNTNSELDAPFARWSREQVCDWMQEQGLGLYVSLARQWVASGQTLLQASQQDLERELGIKHPLHRKKLQLALQALGSEEDDNKGKLDYHWVTRWLDDIGLPQYKTQFDEGRVDGRMLHYMTVDDLLSLKVGSVLHHLSIKRAIQVLRLNNYDPNCLRRRPSDENNISPAEISQWTNHRVMEWLRSVDLAEYAPNLRGSGVHGGLMVLEPRFNVETMALLLNIPPNKTLLRRHLATHFNLLVGSEAQQLKQECLENPDYTLLTATAKVKPHKLAFGGFGRKKKQEDNEEYVCPMDVEMPKGRSFQKGYRGMELQIYDDDLDRFDQMEDSEGTVRQIGAFSEGINNLTSMLKEDEFFKEISTSFPNASVKDDDSNV